A genomic stretch from Ureibacillus composti includes:
- a CDS encoding sodium:proton antiporter — protein MTLNRLLRETIDEEGKTVIRMKTFEIDVIAKSSGGLAPTLIYLHDHQDVTDDIRAIRFGHPSPYSYIEDYDQFQKMLYKREEQAINNLYDSFSIRPKNMSIGKQILWSFGVLLIMSIPFLVALLIF, from the coding sequence ATGACATTGAATCGGTTATTAAGGGAAACGATTGATGAAGAGGGTAAAACAGTAATAAGGATGAAAACTTTTGAAATTGATGTCATTGCTAAGTCTTCAGGAGGCCTTGCACCTACATTAATTTACTTACACGATCATCAAGATGTTACTGACGATATTCGTGCAATTCGTTTTGGTCATCCTTCACCTTATTCTTATATTGAGGACTATGACCAATTTCAAAAGATGCTTTACAAAAGGGAAGAACAAGCAATAAACAATTTGTATGATTCCTTCAGCATTAGACCTAAAAATATGTCCATAGGTAAACAAATACTTTGGAGTTTCGGTGTTTTACTCATTATGTCTATTCCATTTTTGGTTGCACTACTTATTTTTTAA